Genomic DNA from Calonectris borealis chromosome 4, bCalBor7.hap1.2, whole genome shotgun sequence:
TTATTGTCACGTAAAAAGTATTCTAAACAGCTATAAAACTACATTATAATGTAGGTTACTTATTAACTGTTGCAGAGAGAtagcaataaaatacattttataatttaACAGAAGAATTACAGTTGCACAACTGAGGGAaatttttgtaatgaaatggTAATATATTGAGGCATCTTGTTTTTGTTTGCCTTCTTACAGCTGAAAGAGTTcgtaacaagaaaaatattttattgaaatatataactacattttagaaaacaggaaaagcaagcaaCCCAATACAGCTTGATATGATCATAGCAGAAAGCAGCAATATTATAATACTACAAAAATTTCATAAGCAGATATTAACTATTATTTTGAAGATAACGAATAGCAAATTCTATGAAATCATGACTTAGTAGGTAAATCTAGGTAAATGGGAATGTTTAGtacagcaaaagaagaagaatattAAACAGGGATTAATGGCTCCAATTATCCAGAAAAGTCTCTGTCTGTGATGAAGGGAAAGacttccagaaagagaaaacagactcATAACAAGGCCCAGTGAGGTCTGAAGGTGTAGGGATACTGTACCCTTGACATCTACTATACCAATGTACATGAAAGGATTTAAACaagagttttcttcttctttgtgttATTTAATTAAACCCAAGGAAGCAGATCCCTTCCACCTTAACAACACAACATCCATGTCAGAACAAAGATTAAATGCGTGCTTTGACAATCCCGATGACACTGAACAAACCACTATTTTTGTTACTTTCAAATACGGCCAGAATCAACAAGAAAAGTCCAAATTAAAGGCAATCCCAACTCTACAAAAATCAGTGTAATCACTATGAAAatttctctctccatccctttGTTGGTGATGGGCAAATACAGAGGACTTCTGACTACTTTCATGACTAGAATAAGCAATAGCAATTTCTGTATGTatcacaaatacattttgctATAAACAAGGAACACtgtaaaaaaggataaaaatttgGTTAACACAATTTAAGGCAAGACACTCAAGTCAGTTATTCACATACTGACTTACACTACTAGTAGAAGTAACATCACTATACTCCTCATTTACTTCAAAGGATATTGGCAGGTTAATGCTAATAGCTGCCCTCAGGTTAGCCCAGAAAAGGGCACGCTTGCTCCTCTCCTTTGGCCACTCCAGGTAGGTTCGCTTTGCCATGAGAGCCTTCAGCTTGTGATACCTCGCAGGGATAATATACGGAGGGATCGGCTCCAGTAAAATGAGGATTAAGCTGTTGGAATTCTCACTGAAAAATTTGTGATGGGCAAAGTACAGCTCATAGTGACACCACTCGCTCTGCACAAAGTTGGGGGACAACACAAAGATCGACTTGTAGCTCTTCTCAATGCAGTTGATGATGTTCTCCATGATGCTCTTGCCAGGGATGAAGTTTCTCTCATGCTGGCACAGTTGTACACAGCCCTCCCCCTTCTCCAGGTTCGGGATCAGCTCGTTCTTCACCCACAGCGAATCGCGCTCGCTGTAGGAAATGAACGCGTGAAACTGCAGAACGGTCTCCTGCTCTTCGGGGTGGTTGTGCCAAGCTCTCCGCTTCGTCTGCGTCCACTGCCACATCATCCGCGCGTACCACGGCACGTCCAGGTAGATGCACAGAAAGGCCACGACAGCCACCAGCACCAgcgtcagcagcagagctgtcacAAGCAAGAGCGTTGTGTTGCAAGCCAGTTCAGTCAGGTGGAAGTCCTTCAGCTGCGTTCCTCGCAAGTCTTCCGGGTACTCGCACATGTACGCCGCCGGCCAGCCAAACAGCTTCCCCCCAGACTGCCTCTCCAGACGGATGAAGTCTTGCAGTTCACAGGAACACTTGAACGGGTTGTGCCCGGCTTGTAGCTccctgacccttgggcagctctGGAAGAAGTCAGCAGATGGGGTGAGGATCGAATTCATCTCTATGTTCAGGAACTCCAGGGACGTAAAGCCGCTGCAACCCGGCAGGTCAGCCAGCCTGTTCGATGCCAGGTTCAGCTCTTTCAAGGATTTCAGCTCAGCCATCCCCTTGGCGACACTGGTGATCTGGTTGTTTTGTAGGTCGAGTTTTTCGATGTTGACTGGCAAGCACTCAAACACAGAATCCGTCAACTGATTTGAGGACAGGTCCAACTCTGTCAGAGACTCAGCCCACCGGCATTGCACATCAGCTGCATCGTGACTCAGCAAGTTGTTGCTCATGTCCAAATATTTCAGCAATTTCATACGGCTGGTCATGAAGCTTACCTTGGAAAGGCTCTCAAATTTATTCCTCTCCAAAATAAGTAATTTCAGATCTGTCAGAGTGCCACAATTCTGGAACAATTCATCCGTCAGGGCATTGTGAGAAAAATTTAAATACTGAAATGAGCTTGTTCTGTTGGGGCAAAGCATGTGTGGCATATATGCATCATATATTGTCAAACTGGCAATATTCATCTCTGAAAACTGTCTGTATAGAATCTCCTGGTTGAAATAATATAGTTTGTTACGAACGTGCTCCAAAGTTAGTGTTTTCATGGAGCCACCCAAAGATACTAATTGTTCCAGAGAGCTTAATAAGGATAGAAATTCATACTCAGTCAGCTCCACCAGTGGTCCACGAAAAGTCAAATTTCTCACAGTCAGATGCTCCACAGGTGAATAccaaataaacaggaaaatttcCAAAATGATAGCCCATTGTAAATCCACAGTGTCAAGCATCAGAGCTCTTGTCTTGATTTTCTTCAGAAGCGTTAAAGAAGGAGAGGGGAAATCTTCGTAGCTCAAGGTATATCTTAAGTTaactatttttaagttttctgaagTGCTCATTCCATCATACAAGAgggaaaaactgaagttttgGGTTGCTGCAAAAACAATATGGAGGCTCCTTGTATTCAAGGCTGTCAGACTCTGAGGCTCATACAGAGAAAAGTCTTCTAAGGTTAGGAAGACAGTGTGCAGCTGCAAATGTATGATATACCTGAAGTCTGACCTTCTTATCATTGTGGCACTTAATCCTAGGTACTCCAAACGAAACATGTACCTGAATTCCTGACAGATGGGCAGGGCAGTAAACTTATTGAAAGAAAGATCTAAATGTCTAAGATATTCAAGAGTTTGACagtaaactttaaaaatgttattatgAGATAGATCTAAGTATTGTAAATCTTGATTAAAAATGAAGACACTGAAGTCAAGCTCCGTAATTAGATTATGAGAAAGATTTAATACTTGAAGgtcagaaagataaataaattctGAGATACTTAGTCCAGAGATCCTATTATGTGATAAATCTAACACATGAGTATGGACTGGAATGTTTTTTGGAACATTAGTTAGCAAATTGCTTGAATAATTTGCAATAAATTCATTTTCCACAGTTGGCTGGATATTATTCCACAGTGTGAATGTAAAGACACAAGCAAAGACGTAGATATTTGTAAGGGGTCCCATTATGCCTTCCAGGTTTATTTTGGTTccttacagaaacacagaagcaTATCTTTGTTTGCTGTTCAATATGTCTCAGTGATGAGTCCAGCcctatgaaaagaaaacacatggaaTTTCCTGAAATTGTTGAACTgctgaatttgctttttattgctaaaataaaattcaatacaaaatttATGtagtaaagattttatttttacatactCTTGTTCTAAGTTCCTATCAATCCTCCTTACCCTTATTCTTTAATTCGAATTACTGATTTTCTCAGCTAAGtagaaattaattcctttttaattGGAGGAATACAATCAGTGGcaagttaaaaaaaccacaaagatgttaagaaataaaaatttctcaagaattttcaaaaattcaaaaCTGGTACACTCAGACATCAATGCATTTAGGAGTAAAGGACAACACAACAAGCCTCCCATCTGCTCTTTCCCTACACCCCATGTCCACACACATTTGGGGACAGCACTCCAAAAGCCCCATGGGCCCTAATGGGAATGCCAAAAGATATTCCTCTTCACATCCCAAAGGCCCAGGACACAGCCATGCACCCCCTCAGCATCAGCTGATCAGAAAAGCTGATCAGCTTAGGTTTGCTATAGCACAAAGACATAGAGGTCCATTTTTCCAGAAAGCCAGGAAGCTTGAGGAGGAATGATACTGTCTCATGAATATTGTAATGCCAGTCTGCCCAAAAGCATACTAACAGGAAAACCACAGCATAACCAGACAGTACGTATGAAGCACTGGTAcccaaaatctgaaagaaaacacacgATGCCTCCAAAGACTCCAGGATTTCCTGGGTGTCCTAGGAAACATCCTACATTTTCCAAATTATCCCACAGTTGCAACTTGGCAAAGAACCTCTCTAGAAACAGTGAGGGACAATGAGTCTATTTCTAAGGATCAAAAAGCCCAGGGAGAGAAAGATTTTCTGGATATGGAAAATGGTCCAGTAGAATTTATATATGGTCATATCTACCAATAGCCTACATAGATTTGGAGAGGCATCAGTCCTATCATGATTATCCTGGGCATTACTCTCTTGTCATCAAGCATTTAACATAACACATAGACAACCTGAAGTATGAGCAACTCATAAACTGTTTCAGGAGACAAACAgccccaattttttttcctgtgctgattttgtttgaaaaaaaaccaaagttttgAAATTCTGCCCCTGTGTAatcttttgttaaataaaaaccaaaagccTATTTTTTCAGTTCTAGGTTATAAAGTGTGTTAGTCCCCAATAATTTGATTGACTGATGTCAAAACTCATCCCTTCCCCTCCAAGTCTCCTACCAAGCTTAatcaagttttctttcaaataagtAGAGCAAAAATACGTGTAATTAACATCaccaaaagcaataaaagaataATCAGTAAAGTGTAAATTTCTACCTCAATAGAATCCAATTGAGAGGTCAAATTCTGTCTTCAGAAAGTTGTGCTAGGGTATCCGAGTACAGAATAGAAATGAAGCTGGGATGGTTGGTCAAAGTACAATATCACTCACAAGAAGAACCAAGACAAGGAAATGTGACGCAGCTTTCTTCAAAGAGCAGCTGACCCTGTTCTTCAGAGTCCAGGCTGGTAAAGAACCTCTTGAATCGCATAAACTTTGATCTGGAACTATCTGGAGGAACTTCCCCCTGGGCAAAAGGGATGTCAGGAACAAAGCAAGAAATgttctgaagggagaaaaaaacaatggTCCATGCTCCATTGCCAGATGAGTTTTAATTTACTGTTCATGCTACGCTAAACACTGCAAGAAAGGACGATCCATGCTGTATAGCATTGAAGAGTGCCacagtcaaagaaaaaaagcagacatgtGTAGCAAAGCAATATTAAGGATCAATGGTTACCCCTCCAACACCATTTTATGATGGTATTAAATTAGAGTTGGCTGAGAATGAAAATTGCCATaccaaacattttttcctttcttctttgttgaAATTCAACATACAGATgatcattttcactgaaatttcaaaatgcaaGAATATCTTCCAACAGTGAAGAAACACCAGCACCTGAGATTTGATAGAGTCCAAAATacacacaacaaaaagaaaaaaaatgtaaataatggaGCAAATATAACCCACCTTTTGTGCATGGAATTACTCTCCGATCGAAGAACCAGCAAAAGACCTCTGCATACTTGGTTAACATCctcaaaacagaatttcaaacaTACATAATCTTCAAGCTGGGGAATCTCACATGAGATGCTAATTCCTTATTAATTACTACATCAGGATGTAGAAAGAACAGGGTTTTCTTATATAGGCAATATGATTCTAAGAGTTAATCAAATTTCCCTACAATGCAGGTATTAAGAGCACAATGAAAGTAAACTTTTAACAGTCCAGACTCAAAATATATTTACTTCTGTAATATTTACAGATGTGTATGGTTTAGGATGAAATGAACCTATCTACGGTACAGAATATTCACCAAGGCAAGTTTATGTAAATAATTCTGCTAATTTCATGTCTGCTTCTGATGGTTACACAGATGATGTAGAAATTCGTCAACCGCATCTCCTCTTCTGCACACACAGAAAAGAGGAAGCAGAACTCCCACCACCAACTTCTCTTCATATCAAAATCTCTTGCAGAGCTCTACCCTGCTGAGTTATTTTCCTCAGCAAGCAGACTAATTAATGTAGCACATTGACAGATGACAAAAGCTTAGATCTCAAAAGCTAGTAACAGGGGCAAACTGGCACAGTTCAAAACCTTTACAGGTCAGTCATCTCTACACTAGAGATGCCTCGGAGTTTTTCAGGGATGCCCCGCATTGTAGCTTTCttcaaaaaattataaaaaatgaaCTACAGAGAATATTCACTATGATACGAAAGCTGTAAAGAAGCCATGAAGAACACAGCAACATAGGGCAATCTGGGAATGGAGGAATCCAATAAAGAAGCCATTCAATTAACGTCTTGAATAGGGACATGAGCCTAGTGAGCAAATCAACAGAGTAGAGAGTGCATGCATCACAAAGGCAGATGTAAATAACCAAAACCAATGCCTCGCTCCCATAAGTCTCCAAACTAATACAACATGCTTCAGTAAGATTAATTagcaaggaagaaagaagcagagatgaatgaagatttatttaatcttaatgaattttaagattaaattaatGAAGTATGTAATGAATTCTTCAGGTATTAGCAAACTAGGGGGAGAGGGGGCACCTTGGCCTATTCTGGACTCAGTCTAGAGCTTACTCCACCCCATAAAACAGCACCTTGGAGGAGAGCTGAAGGCAAGAAGGGATTCAGCTAACAAAAGCTGGGAAGTATGAAAATTTATTCTAGATAGCGATGCCAGCTATATTTCAAGATTGCATTAGAttcctttttaaacttttcttttgcaattacctttttaattttgtaaagaaGAATTTAACCATTTGCTTTGCTGATAGAAAAtgtctggttttcattttgaGACTGATGAGTAAGATAGTCTGAACTGAAACTGAACTGAAACCATTCTGCTTTCCTTGGTGCAGCGAATCTGAGCAATACATTACAGAAAACTCTGAGACACCTTTGACCCAAGACAAGACCGGGGATGATGAATGTTTCTCAATAAGCAGCAAGAGTCTGCTTGTCAGCTGATACTGTCTTGTCTTCAAGTTAAAGGAGAAGTTCCCGTTGCTGGGCATTAATCCATGAAAGTGAATAGATTAAGGCAGTTGTTGACAGAACAATAATATCACAATTAAATTGAGAACTAAATTATGCAAACCAGTGGCAGTTTTACTTCCAATATAACCCATGAAAATGGATTTTGTTGCATGGACAAAATCAAATACACCATCAGCTTTCATCAGAACTGACTCCAGTGCACACAGAACTGTAAAAAGCAAAAGTATCTACACCTTTAGTTGCAGTACGTTTAATTTCCTTACCACCCTTCTTTATGagactttaaaatacattcaaataaGCAGTTTGCcataaagaaaaatttgcaactagttaaaataaaactgatacTCCTGAATACCTCTGTTAAATCATTCAGAACATTGCATAATGTTGCTTTTACTAACAAGTTCAGCAAAGCTGTGTTTGGGGCTGGTTTCAGTTTACTGATTAAGTCATTTTGCATGGTACACAAAAACTAAAAAGCAGTGTATTTCTGTTCACGCATCCTGAAATGTACCAGCTAAATACCATCCTTTCCAGAGTCAGCATGTGTGTACACTCATGCAGATACCTTGTCCCATTTCTGAAGTTTatattgctggggttttttgtagcTGATTCTATCAATGAGCACCTATCTTCACGAACAGCCTTTCCTCAAGGTACATTTCACACTTCTGCCTGTATGCTGTGATTACTTACCCAGAGAGGAACCGCAGCTACACTGGGCTGGGTACCAGCAGCTATTCAGGACCAGCAGTACGCCCAAAGGCGTGAAAAATCTCTCCAACTGGAACTGCAGAAGGAAACTTAAATGTGCGAAACACCGAGTTAAAACATAGCCAGAGCAGATGGACTCATCCAAGCACTCATGAAGAGTTAGTACAATTATTAAAGATTGCAAAGCCAGTGTTTAGTCATATTGAGTACCTTATCTTCAACTGCAACTCTCATTGTCACAACTTAACCCTGTGTGTCAAGTAGGTGAAACAAGGGTTAAATGCCACCACAAGTCAAAATGAGCAGAGATTGTATCACATTTATGCCCAAGCCTATTTTGCTTGGGCATAAACAGACACAAAGATCACAGCTGTGGAAATCAAACTGGTAACACAGAGCCACCTTGCAGAATACAGAACTTTCTCATTTATTGGTTTATCAATATTGCTTCCTCTTGACCAAACAGTGACTACAAATGAGCATTATAGTCAATCTCAGTAAAcgcttctgaaagaaaaaacagccaaACTGAAGCCCTGAGTAAAAACACGCCTTTCATAAAGGTTTTGAACCTTCCCCTCAGCAGAATGCCTCATTCCCGCAGAGTCCCATTCTTTTCGCTCGAGCGCCTTTCCCTGCTCTAACCCTCTGCAGTTGAGCTTCAGTGCTGATGCTTTGTAACATTTCTAAAGCTAAAAAAGAGCTGAGCTTTCAGCAGGGCAACCCACATTGCATCAGAACTCCCAGTCTGTCGCAGTTCAGTTTCCTTTATACTATATACTACTTAAATACACATAAAAACATTTACACTTCCACTTCATTCTGCACATGTTCTAGGTTTTGGAGGGTGTTTAACCCCCATGTTATCAGTGTTGTATGTGGATATTATTATGTCTGTCAAAATAGCATTCCTGCTAGTCACCAGGATGACTAGTCAAGTGCCAAGAATCTGCTCTGATACGGTATCTGACATcagaatatatttatatactcCCTTTTCCTGATACCTGGAGTGCATTAGCAGTTACAGCTTTCAGTGCAGAACCAGTTGCAGACTCACATCACCAGGGTGCACAGAAAAGAGTAGCTATTTTCCAAAATGTGAAGCTGAAGTGGCTGACATGGGCTGGGAGACTAACACATGGGCCCACATccaggaaaaatttcttcttggACTAAAACTGCTTTTATAGAAAGTGTTCAGAGTATGGTGGAGGCTAAaacaattgttttaaatattctgataCATATTGCTTGAGAAACTCATTCTCTCCTGTGGAATCAGAGAAACTAGATGCAGTAATTCACTGCACGTGTACCTGTCAATTATCTGGCACATAGCATGGACAAAAATCTAACAGTATGTGGGCTTCTGGTTTCAAAGTACACGTTTTAATTGCTCCCCATGCTCATTACAAGCTTCCCTTTCCAACGTTATTCACAAAAGGATTTTGGACATATACCAGAAACCTGTAATTATATATTTCTGCTCATGATAGCATCAGTTACCTTGCCAGAGGTCATGTTCCCAAGTTCTTTCCAAAGTGGCAAACAAACTCCTGCTAAAACCTTCCACTCctgaaagaaataattaatttctggCAACAGCTGTGTGCTCCCACCTGAGTAACAGGAAGGATTCCTGGTGCATTCTTTGACTTTTAGAGGATTTCTCTGCCCTCCGGCCAACAGAAGAAGCGATATGAATTCATAAAGCTTCACACACAAGAGGGGATGTTAACTGTATTACAGAAGTTTCGAGGGCTGCTGACCTAAAACTCTGaggctttcaaagaaaattttcaagCCAGCCACTGTGTAACAATCCAGCTGTCCCTGGTTGTGTGAAAGGGATAGGCAAACCAAGTTAAGTCTGTTCATCTTCAGTTTTCTAAGGGTTAAATGAGTCATACACTGAAGCGTTatttggaggggaagaggaagcacagaaaacatttctttcctcAGTCCTGAATGAAATGCCTGGAATTTGGTAATAGGTGTGTTATATTAATTTTGAGGCTAGATGGGATGAGAGAGCTAAAGGTGTTAAATTTGACCTTTCCCTTACAAATCATTAAACAGTTGCTCACAGTTCAGGACTTCAAGTCAAGAGACCTCAGCCTGCTTAGacctcaggcaaaaaaaaagcaaaatcaaaaacTTTTGTTAACAATAATGGAAGACAAGAATGAGATAAAATGCAAACATTCTATATTAAATGAGGATTTCATCTTAACATCCCTTCTTCTCTCGTCTTCATgttgaaatgcatttttgaaaggaaaacttcTTGCTTGCTGGTCATTTAAGTCTCATGTTCCAGACGGCAAACACCTGCTCTCCTGGGGGCAAAGAGGAAGTTTGCTGTGATCATCTTCAGCTGTTGTGAATGTTTGTCAGAGCCCAGCCATGTTTTCTTGAAGGTAAAACAGCACAAGCACAGGTAACGGGGCCTGCTGTATTTCTATAAAGGACAGCAAATATTGTAAATGTAGTTTATCTTTCTGACTCCGTGACTAGAGGGTCTTACCTGCTGTCCTAAGGCCTGGCAAATTTTTTCAGCCTCTGACTGGTTATTGCCTTTCTGATCAGAACTCATAGCTGTGCTGCAAAAGACACTATTCTGGCtgaaaatgacagatttttttaacaaaaagcatAAAGTAAGATACATGGGtgagaagaaaaaagtagaaagctaaaaaaaaagcaggatgtaGAGAAGTCAAGAGTTTCTCAAGATATAGCCAATGATGATGAAGGCAGTTATGTTACTGCTGATACCCTCTCAGTTCCTTTGGTCAGGGATCTCTCTGGCCCTAGTATCTGgtatcattttcatttcataccAGAGGATGGGAATTAGAGCTCCGATTGTCAATTCACTTCTCTCTCACAGCAGTGCCAAAATATGAGCCCCAAAAGGTGAAGTAGCttatccttcctttttctttttcttttcttttttttttttaagaaaaacaactgaaaCCTTTCTTTCTCACTCAGTCCTCTTTTGTGGCATGGCCATTTTTGTCCACCTGTGCTGGATGTTCACAGAATCCTGTATCTGGGTCCTATCCTTTTAAGCTTCACTGAATCTGAGAAAACACTGCCCAGGAACCATCTCAAGCTCTGGACTTCTAGATATCTTCTCAGGATGcgtaattttctttcttgaaatgaaTTTTAGCAAAAGAGGTCCAAAAGTGACCAAGCTGCCTAAGCCTTGTGATTACTGCAGCTCTGCAAACTCTCCAGCAACTCAAGCACTCTTCCACCTGACTATACCAACTGCTCCAGATTTTATTCTGCTGAGAAAAATTCACTACAGTATCTCAACCTGTACTTCAAAATCCACATCCAAACTCATTTGTGATTTGCTATTTCTGTATCAACCTCAAGAGACTTCCAATAGGTGAGTTCAATTTTGCCTATAGTTAGAAGGCAGCATAGACAACTATGTAGAAACAAGGTTCTGTAACAAAAAGTTAAATACATTGACAACCAATGGAAATCATAAAGTATTTATTGCTTcaccaagaaaaaacagaaaaaactccaTTAGAAAGATTCTTAATCTGTTTCCCCACACCAGTTTCCATCAGCCATTGGCAGATTAATGCTAATAGCTGCCCTCAGGTTAGCCCAGAAAAGGGCACGCTTGCTCCTCTCCTTTGGCCACTCCAGGTAGGTTCGCTTTGCCATGAGAGCCTTCAGCTTGTGATACCTCGCAGGGATAATATACGGAGGGATCGGCTCCAGTAAAATGAGGATTAAGCTGTTGGAATTCTCACTGAAAAATTTGTGATGGGCAAAGTACAGCTCATAGTGACACCACTCGCTCTGCACAAAGTTGGGGGACAACACAAAGATCGACTTGTAGCTCTTCTCAATGCAGTTGATGATGTTCTCCATGATGCTCTTGCCAGGGATGAAGTTTCTCTCATGCTGGCACAGTTGTACACAGCCCTCCCCCTTCTCCAGGTTCGGGATCAGCTCGTTCTTCACCCACAGCGAATCGCGCTCGCTGTAGGAAATGAACGCGTGAAACTGCAGAACGGTCTCCTGCTCTTCGGGGTGGTTGTGCCAAGCTCTCCGCTTCGTCTGCGTCCACTGCCACATCATCCGCGCGTACCACGGCACGTCCAGGTAGATGCACAGAAAGGCCACGACAGCCACCAGCACCAgcgtcagcagcagagctgtcacAAGCAAGAGCGTTGTGTTGCAAGCCAGTTCAGTCAGGTGGAAGTCCTTCAGCTGCGTTCCTCGCAAGTCTTCCGGGTACTCGCACATGTACGCCACCGGCCAGCCAAACAGCTTCCCCCCAGACTGCCTCTCCAGATGGATGAAGTCTTGCAGTTCACAGGAACACTTGAACGGGTTGTGCCCGGCTTGTAGCTccctgacccttgggcagctctGGAAGAAGTCAGCAGATGGGGTGAGGATCGAATTCATCTCTATGTTCAGGAACTCCAGGGACGTAAAGCCGCTGCAACCCGGCAGGTCAGCCAGCCTGTTCGATGCCAGGTTCAGCTCTTTCAAGGATTTCAGCTCAGCCATCCCCTTGGCGACACTGGTGATCTGGTTGTTTTGTAGGTCGAGTTTTTCGATGTTGACTGGCAAGCACTCAAACACAGAATCCGTCAACTGATTTGAGGACAGGTCCAACTCTGTCAGAGACTCAGCCCACCGGCATTGCACATCAGCTGCATCGTGACTCAGCAAGTTGTGGCTCATGTCCAAATATTTCAGCAATTTCATACGGCTGGTCATGAAGCTTACCTTGGAAAGGCTCTCAAATTTATTCTTCTGCAAGATTAATGTCTCCAGTTGAATTAATTTGTCacatttttgaaaaagaagatctgttaaatcattctttaaaaaatttaagtATCTAAAGGGACTGTCAGATGAAGGACACAGCATATGTATCATGTCTGATTCTGCTATTGTCAAGGCTTCAATATTCAtgtctgcaaatattttgtatagGTCATCCTGTGAGAAGTACAGATCTGTGATTAAAACTTTCTTCAATGTCAATGCTTTTATAGAGGTACCTGAATAGTCAAAGTCATAGCTTTCGATGTGCGACAATTGTGTTACACTGTTAATATCGAAGTATTCAATAGATGAGTTCCATACAGTCTGAAAAATTTCAATAAGAGCA
This window encodes:
- the LOC142081784 gene encoding toll-like receptor 1, whose amino-acid sequence is MGPLTNIYVFACVFTFTLWNNIQPTVENEFIANYSSNLLTNVPKNIPVHTHVLDLSHNRISGLSISEFIYLSDLQVLNLSHNLITELDFSVFIFNQDLQYLDLSHNNIFKVYCQTLEYLRHLDLSFNKFTALPICQEFRYMFRLEYLGLSATMIRRSDFRYIIHLQLHTVFLTLEDFSLYEPQSLTALNTRSLHIVFAATQNFSFSLLYDGMSTSENLKIVNLRYTLSYEDFPSPSLTLLKKIKTRALMLDTVDLQWAIILEIFLFIWYSPVEHLTVRNLTFRGPLVELTEYEFLSLLSSLEQLVSLGGSMKTLTLEHVRNKLYYFNQEILYRQFSEMNIASLTIYDAYMPHMLCPNRTSSFQYLNFSHNALTDELFQNCGTLTDLKLLILERNKFESLSKVSFMTSRMKLLKYLDMSNNLLSHDAADVQCRWAESLTELDLSSNQLTDSVFECLPVNIEKLDLQNNQITSVAKGMAELKSLKELNLASNRLADLPGCSGFTSLEFLNIEMNSILTPSADFFQSCPRVRELQAGHNPFKCSCELQDFIRLERQSGGKLFGWPAAYMCEYPEDLRGTQLKDFHLTELACNTTLLLVTALLLTLVLVAVVAFLCIYLDVPWYARMMWQWTQTKRRAWHNHPEEQETVLQFHAFISYSERDSLWVKNELIPNLEKGEGCVQLCQHERNFIPGKSIMENIINCIEKSYKSIFVLSPNFVQSEWCHYELYFAHHKFFSENSNSLILILLEPIPPYIIPARYHKLKALMAKRTYLEWPKERSKRALFWANLRAAISINLPISFEVNEEYSDVTSTSSVSQYVNN
- the LOC142081785 gene encoding toll-like receptor 1 produces the protein MTKNMRSHRNFFLYKCLFALTFWNHISLSVENEPHLFLTIFQKMVLTKKIKSLPLLYTNSHQSKANFDWVVIQNTTESLSLSEITNDNVKKLVALLSNFKQGSRLQNLTLTNVSVDWNALIEIFQTVWNSSIEYFDINSVTQLSHIESYDFDYSGTSIKALTLKKVLITDLYFSQDDLYKIFADMNIEALTIAESDMIHMLCPSSDSPFRYLNFLKNDLTDLLFQKCDKLIQLETLILQKNKFESLSKVSFMTSRMKLLKYLDMSHNLLSHDAADVQCRWAESLTELDLSSNQLTDSVFECLPVNIEKLDLQNNQITSVAKGMAELKSLKELNLASNRLADLPGCSGFTSLEFLNIEMNSILTPSADFFQSCPRVRELQAGHNPFKCSCELQDFIHLERQSGGKLFGWPVAYMCEYPEDLRGTQLKDFHLTELACNTTLLLVTALLLTLVLVAVVAFLCIYLDVPWYARMMWQWTQTKRRAWHNHPEEQETVLQFHAFISYSERDSLWVKNELIPNLEKGEGCVQLCQHERNFIPGKSIMENIINCIEKSYKSIFVLSPNFVQSEWCHYELYFAHHKFFSENSNSLILILLEPIPPYIIPARYHKLKALMAKRTYLEWPKERSKRALFWANLRAAISINLPMADGNWCGETD